The following proteins come from a genomic window of Hymenobacter canadensis:
- a CDS encoding sugar porter family MFS transporter — MLPRNVLFWSIVTALGGFLFGFDTAVISGAEKAIQQLWNLSAFEHGFTISIALIGTVIGAIFGGIPSDKLGRRQTLRGIAALYLVSAVGTALAPGWGLFMVCRFLGGLGVGASSVTAPLYISEISPAASRGKLVGLFQFNIVTGILVAYLSNYLLAGLGEHSWRLMLGVQAVPALAFLLLLFRVPESPRWLLLHGRLEEGRQVLARISPATVDADAAAILTSQADTAHHSESLWAAQYRTPVLLAVAFAFFNQVSGINAIIYYAPRIFEMTGLGQGAALLSSAGIGLVNFIFTLLGVNLIDRFGRRTLMLVGSVGLIATLGLVARAFYAQQFGGVLVPVLLFVYIAFFAFSQGAVIWVFISEIFPNAVRAKGQALGSSTHWVMATAIAFTFPYFAEKLGGGNTFAFFCAMMVLQLVFVWRFMPETKGTSLESAERVLVMH; from the coding sequence ATGCTCCCTCGCAACGTACTCTTCTGGTCTATTGTCACGGCGCTCGGCGGCTTCCTGTTCGGTTTCGATACGGCCGTGATTTCAGGGGCTGAGAAAGCCATTCAGCAGCTCTGGAACCTGAGCGCCTTCGAGCACGGCTTCACCATTTCCATTGCCCTGATCGGGACGGTTATCGGGGCCATTTTCGGCGGCATTCCTTCCGATAAGCTGGGCCGCCGCCAGACGCTACGCGGCATTGCAGCGCTGTACCTGGTGTCGGCGGTGGGCACGGCGCTGGCGCCGGGCTGGGGGCTGTTTATGGTGTGCCGGTTTCTGGGCGGGCTGGGCGTGGGGGCGTCGTCGGTCACGGCGCCGCTGTATATCTCCGAGATTTCGCCGGCCGCCTCGCGGGGCAAGCTGGTGGGGCTGTTTCAGTTCAACATCGTCACCGGCATTCTGGTCGCCTACCTCTCCAACTACCTGCTGGCGGGCCTCGGCGAGCATTCGTGGCGCCTGATGCTGGGCGTGCAGGCCGTGCCCGCGCTGGCTTTCCTTCTGCTGCTGTTCCGGGTGCCCGAAAGCCCCCGCTGGCTGCTGCTGCACGGCCGCCTGGAAGAGGGCCGGCAGGTGCTGGCCCGCATCAGCCCCGCCACCGTCGATGCCGACGCGGCCGCCATCCTCACCAGCCAGGCCGACACGGCCCACCACAGCGAGTCGCTGTGGGCCGCGCAATACCGCACGCCGGTGCTGCTGGCCGTGGCATTTGCCTTTTTCAACCAGGTGTCGGGCATCAACGCCATCATTTACTACGCCCCGCGCATCTTCGAAATGACGGGTCTGGGCCAAGGCGCGGCGCTGCTGTCGTCGGCCGGTATCGGGCTCGTGAACTTCATTTTCACGCTGCTCGGCGTGAACCTGATTGACCGGTTTGGGCGGCGCACGCTCATGCTGGTGGGCTCGGTGGGGCTGATTGCCACGCTGGGGCTGGTGGCCCGGGCCTTCTACGCGCAGCAGTTTGGGGGCGTGCTCGTGCCGGTGCTGCTGTTCGTGTACATTGCCTTTTTTGCTTTCTCGCAGGGCGCCGTGATCTGGGTGTTCATATCCGAAATCTTCCCCAACGCCGTGCGGGCCAAAGGCCAGGCGCTGGGCTCCTCCACGCACTGGGTGATGGCCACGGCCATTGCCTTCACCTTCCCCTACTTCGCCGAAAAGCTGGGCGGCGGCAACACCTTCGCCTTCTTCTGCGCCATGATGGTGCTGCAGCTGGTGTTCGTGTGGCGCTTCATGCCCGAAACCAAAGGCACCAGCCTCGAAAGCGCCGAACGGGTGCTGGTGATGCATTAG
- a CDS encoding glycoside hydrolase family 32 protein, with protein sequence MKSILSCALVLLGTLPCAAQTAAPDPYRPVYHFTAPKNWINDANGLIYSNGQYQLFYQYNPFSADPGHLSWGHATSPDLLRWTPQPVALTEYKNPDGSNTMIFSGSAVADKDNTSGLFPKGQTDGLVAFYTGHVERPGVVLRQHQNIAYSLDHGQTWQRYAQNPVLDIDSKEFRDPKVFWYAPQQKWVMATVKADRQEVYLYESKNLKNWTFLSRWGRAGNTVREWECPDLFELPVPGGGTKWVLLISAGNPTEQFRGQQYFLGSFDGKKFTPDQPYEEPSYLDFGKDFFAGVTFNDAPGNRRILVGWTNDWAYARDVPTGTEWRGNFAVPRELSLRRTAQGLALVQQPVPELRKIGKEVLTLKNQVLKPGAAGYELPFRGESYDLELTLKPGAAKILTLNVLQSETERTTLRYDVARQELTLDRTQSGNVAFHPLFASSLESARVPLRDGQLQLRLLVDKSVVEVFAQDGEVTLTDLVFPRQHAGRITLSTDGGPAQITALHLADLRQPLVP encoded by the coding sequence ATGAAATCCATTCTCTCCTGCGCTCTGGTTCTGCTCGGCACGCTTCCGTGTGCGGCCCAAACTGCTGCGCCCGACCCTTACCGGCCGGTGTATCACTTCACGGCCCCCAAAAACTGGATCAACGATGCCAATGGCCTGATCTACAGCAACGGGCAGTACCAGCTGTTCTACCAGTACAACCCCTTCAGCGCCGACCCCGGCCACCTGAGCTGGGGCCACGCCACCAGCCCTGACCTGCTGCGCTGGACGCCCCAGCCCGTGGCCCTCACGGAGTACAAGAACCCCGACGGCAGCAACACCATGATCTTCTCGGGCAGCGCCGTGGCCGACAAGGACAACACCTCCGGCCTGTTTCCGAAAGGCCAGACCGACGGCCTGGTGGCTTTCTACACCGGCCACGTGGAGCGCCCGGGCGTGGTGCTGCGCCAGCATCAGAATATTGCCTACAGCCTCGACCACGGCCAAACCTGGCAGCGCTACGCCCAAAACCCCGTGCTCGACATCGACAGCAAGGAGTTCCGCGACCCCAAGGTGTTCTGGTATGCGCCGCAGCAGAAATGGGTGATGGCCACCGTGAAAGCCGACCGCCAGGAGGTGTACCTCTACGAGTCGAAGAACTTGAAAAACTGGACCTTTCTGAGCCGCTGGGGCCGGGCCGGCAACACAGTGCGCGAGTGGGAATGCCCCGACCTGTTTGAACTGCCCGTGCCCGGCGGCGGCACCAAGTGGGTGCTGCTGATTTCGGCTGGCAACCCTACCGAGCAGTTCCGGGGGCAGCAATACTTTCTGGGCAGCTTCGATGGCAAGAAATTCACGCCCGACCAGCCCTACGAGGAGCCCAGCTACCTCGATTTCGGCAAGGATTTCTTCGCCGGCGTGACCTTCAACGACGCGCCCGGTAACCGCCGCATTCTGGTGGGCTGGACCAACGACTGGGCCTACGCCCGCGACGTGCCCACCGGCACCGAGTGGCGCGGCAATTTTGCGGTGCCACGCGAGCTGAGCCTGCGCCGTACCGCTCAGGGCTTGGCGCTGGTGCAGCAGCCGGTGCCGGAGCTGCGCAAAATCGGCAAAGAGGTGCTGACCCTGAAAAACCAGGTCCTCAAGCCCGGCGCGGCCGGCTACGAACTGCCGTTCCGGGGCGAGTCCTACGACCTGGAGCTGACGCTGAAGCCCGGTGCGGCCAAAATACTGACCCTGAATGTGCTGCAGAGCGAAACCGAGCGCACCACGCTCCGCTACGACGTGGCCCGCCAGGAACTGACCCTCGACCGCACCCAATCGGGCAACGTCGCCTTTCACCCCTTGTTCGCCAGCAGCCTTGAATCGGCGCGCGTGCCCCTGCGCGACGGGCAGCTGCAACTGCGGCTGCTGGTGGACAAGTCGGTGGTGGAGGTGTTTGCGCAGGACGGCGAAGTGACCCTCACCGACCTGGTGTTTCCGCGCCAGCACGCTGGTCGCATCACGCTCAGTACCGATGGTGGCCCGGCCCAGATAACCGCCCTGCACCTCGCTGACCTCCGCCAACCCCTGGTGCCTTAA
- a CDS encoding carbohydrate kinase family protein → MLWDVLPTGKQPGGAPLNVAVHLHNFGLEAQLISRLGHDELGAELREFVESKGLSTRYVQQGETHLTGVVKANVSDSQEVTYKIVQPVAWDYIQYAPDLSELVEASEVFVYGSLAARSSVTRETLYRLLQQAHLKVFDVNLRPPHYSRDVVTYLLRQADLVKLNHHELLEIMGWFGASAAEETALEWLAARFQLEAVCVTKGTDGAVLWTGGQLYRSPGIAVQVQDTIGSGDAFLAALIRGWRGRQAPAEYLAFACAAGSLVASCHGATPAISESQVRNLLNAAPAV, encoded by the coding sequence ATGCTGTGGGACGTTCTGCCTACAGGAAAACAGCCGGGCGGGGCCCCGCTGAACGTGGCGGTGCACCTGCACAACTTCGGCCTGGAGGCGCAGCTCATCAGCCGGCTGGGCCACGACGAGCTGGGGGCTGAGTTGCGTGAATTTGTGGAGAGCAAAGGCCTGAGCACCCGCTACGTGCAGCAGGGCGAAACTCATCTCACCGGCGTGGTGAAAGCCAACGTGAGCGACAGCCAGGAAGTGACCTACAAGATTGTGCAGCCAGTGGCCTGGGATTACATCCAGTACGCACCTGACCTGAGCGAGCTGGTCGAGGCCTCGGAGGTGTTCGTGTATGGCAGCCTGGCCGCCCGCAGCTCCGTAACGCGTGAAACGCTGTACCGCCTGCTCCAGCAGGCCCACCTGAAGGTGTTCGACGTGAACCTGCGCCCCCCGCACTACTCCCGCGACGTGGTGACCTACCTGCTGCGGCAGGCCGATCTGGTGAAGCTCAACCACCACGAGCTACTGGAAATTATGGGCTGGTTTGGGGCCAGCGCCGCCGAAGAAACGGCCCTGGAGTGGCTGGCGGCCCGTTTTCAGCTGGAAGCCGTGTGCGTGACCAAAGGCACCGACGGGGCCGTGCTCTGGACCGGCGGCCAGCTCTACCGCAGCCCCGGCATTGCGGTGCAGGTGCAGGACACCATTGGGAGCGGCGATGCTTTTCTGGCGGCCCTCATCCGGGGCTGGCGCGGCCGGCAGGCCCCGGCCGAATACCTGGCCTTCGCCTGCGCTGCCGGCTCGCTGGTAGCCAGCTGCCACGGCGCCACGCCCGCCATTTCCGAAAGCCAGGTACGCAACCTGCTTAATGCCGCGCCGGCCGTCTGA
- a CDS encoding SusC/RagA family TonB-linked outer membrane protein has protein sequence MSHNWYKQYNSDVQPAALAGLRHPAGFRLLLLSILLVLLPLLSQAQTRAISGRVVDAQSNGLPGVTVVVAGTTVGTSTGSDGRFELQAPATATTLNFSFVGYSAQQVNITDKTSVQITLREDAQALGDVVVVGYGTARKQDVTGAVAVIGEKDFNRGTFTSPDQLLQGRVSGVQVSNNSGQPGGPSTIRIRGNSAVTGTGQPLYVVDGVPLDGRTARPGLVASADVGAGADSNPLNFLNPDDIETFTVLKDASATAIYGSRAAYGVVLITTKKGNSGAPVLSVGASTGFSTLLRRPEFLNASQFREAIRYYGVPTSGAVGSAGNPDKGGDVNALDEILRTGYLQNYNVAMSGGGETGRYRLSLGYLDQKGIVRKTGFKKYSANLSTNFQFLESKKLGVDINIATSQFQEKLANITTDAGFRGSLIGQALQWNPTRPLRRSDGSLDVEEGSVVNPLAASEYFNDEARVNTILASIAPSYKFTDWLQYRMLLSVNYNSGERRTSIDQRLITYPGLLDQGFAAISSNELITQQMVHTLNFNKAIATDLNLNAVLGYEYTTFSNAGFGVSAYGNPDPAIRGFGGSLGTFGLDYTNYLQASAAGNRRITSFIDPSSALQSYFGRAIFNFKDRYVLTGTLRRDESSKFGPDNKVGYFPSFAVAWDLSQESFFPAEKLSQLKLRAGYGLTGNQEFPAGSAQGRFSFNDNGAQSPLNARNDALKWQADAQFNVGVDIGAFDNRLTFAADYFNKVTSDLLFPTVPGQPAPPVQTIQWRNLDGKIVNKGVEMALTTALVRNEQVDVGFNVNATFIRNEVSDLVGAPIITGAINGQGLSGATSQRIQNGQPINAFYLEQYLGINEQGNSNYVTVDGTPNSPRVLAFVGSPNPTTLLGLGANARYGKLSLVANMTGAFGHYIYNNTLNAFGNVGQIGGQKNIALSTFENPVKEATGNAGSASTRYLEKGDFLKLSNLTVSYGFGNLGSFVKGARVYVTGQNLLVFTGYDGFDPEVNTVKREANQVPSSGIDYLPYPSARTFTFGVNFNL, from the coding sequence ATGAGCCATAACTGGTACAAACAGTACAACTCGGATGTGCAGCCGGCCGCTTTGGCGGGGCTGCGGCATCCTGCGGGCTTTCGGCTGCTGCTACTCAGTATTCTGCTGGTGCTGCTGCCGTTGCTGAGCCAGGCCCAGACCCGCGCCATTTCGGGGCGCGTGGTAGATGCGCAATCCAACGGGTTGCCGGGCGTGACAGTGGTGGTGGCTGGAACTACGGTAGGCACCAGCACCGGCTCCGATGGCCGCTTTGAGCTGCAGGCCCCCGCTACGGCTACCACGCTCAACTTTTCTTTTGTGGGCTACTCTGCTCAGCAGGTCAACATCACCGACAAAACGTCGGTGCAGATAACGCTGCGTGAGGATGCCCAGGCTCTCGGCGACGTGGTGGTAGTCGGCTACGGCACGGCCCGCAAGCAGGACGTAACCGGCGCTGTGGCCGTAATTGGCGAAAAAGACTTCAACCGGGGTACGTTCACCTCGCCCGACCAACTGCTGCAGGGCCGCGTATCGGGCGTGCAGGTGAGCAACAACAGTGGCCAGCCCGGCGGCCCGTCTACCATCCGCATCCGGGGCAACTCGGCCGTGACAGGCACCGGTCAGCCGCTGTACGTGGTGGATGGCGTGCCGCTTGATGGCCGCACCGCCCGGCCCGGCCTGGTAGCCTCAGCCGACGTTGGAGCCGGCGCCGACAGTAACCCGCTCAACTTCCTCAACCCCGATGACATCGAAACCTTCACTGTTCTGAAGGATGCCTCGGCCACGGCCATCTACGGTTCGCGCGCTGCCTACGGCGTGGTGCTTATCACCACCAAAAAAGGCAATTCGGGCGCCCCAGTACTCAGTGTGGGCGCATCCACCGGCTTCTCGACGCTACTACGCCGCCCCGAGTTTCTGAACGCCAGCCAGTTTCGCGAGGCTATCCGCTACTACGGTGTTCCCACCAGTGGCGCCGTTGGCAGCGCCGGTAATCCTGATAAAGGCGGCGATGTAAATGCCCTCGACGAAATTCTGCGCACCGGCTACCTGCAGAATTACAACGTGGCTATGAGCGGCGGCGGCGAAACCGGGCGCTACCGCCTCTCGCTCGGCTACCTCGACCAGAAAGGCATTGTGCGCAAAACTGGCTTCAAAAAGTATAGCGCCAACCTCTCCACCAACTTTCAGTTTTTGGAAAGCAAAAAGCTGGGCGTTGATATAAACATCGCCACCAGTCAGTTCCAAGAAAAGCTGGCCAATATCACAACCGACGCTGGCTTCCGGGGTAGCCTCATCGGGCAGGCGTTGCAGTGGAACCCCACGCGGCCTCTGCGCCGGTCCGATGGCTCCCTTGATGTGGAGGAAGGTTCGGTGGTGAACCCACTGGCCGCCTCGGAGTACTTCAACGACGAGGCGCGGGTAAACACCATATTGGCCAGCATCGCGCCCTCTTATAAGTTCACCGATTGGCTCCAGTACCGGATGCTGCTGAGCGTGAATTACAACTCCGGGGAACGACGCACGTCCATCGACCAGCGCCTCATTACCTATCCCGGCCTACTGGACCAGGGCTTTGCCGCCATCAGCAGCAATGAGCTGATCACCCAGCAAATGGTGCATACACTCAACTTTAATAAGGCAATAGCTACCGACCTGAACCTGAATGCAGTACTTGGCTACGAGTACACGACGTTTTCTAATGCGGGGTTCGGCGTCAGCGCGTATGGTAATCCTGACCCTGCCATAAGAGGATTTGGAGGTTCGCTGGGAACTTTCGGCCTCGACTACACCAACTATCTTCAGGCTTCGGCCGCTGGTAACCGCCGGATCACATCGTTCATTGACCCCTCGTCGGCGCTGCAATCTTACTTCGGGCGGGCCATCTTCAACTTCAAGGACCGCTACGTGCTGACCGGCACCCTGCGCCGTGACGAAAGCAGCAAGTTCGGCCCCGACAACAAAGTGGGCTACTTCCCGTCGTTTGCCGTCGCCTGGGACCTGAGTCAGGAGTCGTTCTTTCCGGCCGAGAAGCTCAGCCAGTTGAAGCTGCGGGCCGGCTACGGCCTGACTGGCAACCAGGAGTTCCCGGCCGGCTCGGCGCAGGGCCGCTTTTCGTTTAATGATAACGGGGCCCAATCCCCACTCAACGCCAGAAACGACGCCCTGAAATGGCAGGCCGATGCTCAGTTTAACGTCGGTGTTGATATCGGAGCATTTGATAACCGCCTCACCTTTGCGGCTGATTATTTCAACAAAGTCACTTCCGACCTGCTCTTTCCTACCGTGCCAGGCCAGCCCGCGCCGCCGGTGCAAACGATTCAGTGGCGCAACTTGGATGGCAAAATCGTGAATAAAGGGGTGGAAATGGCCTTGACCACTGCCTTGGTACGCAACGAGCAAGTAGATGTAGGCTTCAACGTCAATGCGACCTTCATCCGCAACGAGGTGTCGGATTTGGTGGGTGCGCCCATCATAACTGGGGCCATCAATGGGCAGGGCCTGTCGGGGGCTACTTCGCAGCGAATCCAGAACGGGCAGCCCATCAACGCCTTTTATCTGGAGCAGTACCTGGGTATCAATGAGCAGGGAAACTCGAATTATGTCACAGTTGACGGTACACCCAACAGTCCAAGGGTACTGGCCTTCGTGGGCAGCCCCAACCCTACCACGCTGCTGGGCCTGGGTGCCAATGCGCGCTATGGCAAACTCTCCCTTGTCGCTAACATGACCGGGGCCTTCGGTCACTACATCTACAACAACACGCTCAATGCGTTTGGTAACGTGGGCCAGATAGGCGGTCAGAAGAATATTGCCCTCTCTACGTTTGAAAATCCAGTCAAAGAAGCGACCGGCAACGCCGGATCGGCCTCGACGCGCTACCTGGAAAAAGGCGACTTCCTGAAACTCTCCAACCTGACAGTCTCCTACGGCTTTGGCAATCTGGGCAGCTTCGTGAAGGGTGCTCGCGTGTACGTAACGGGGCAGAACCTGCTTGTATTCACTGGCTATGACGGATTTGACCCGGAAGTTAATACGGTGAAGCGCGAGGCTAATCAGGTGCCCTCCTCCGGTATCGACTACCTGCCTTACCCCAGCGCCCGCACGTTTACGTTCGGCGTTAACTTCAATCTCTAA